From the Phoenix dactylifera cultivar Barhee BC4 chromosome 10, palm_55x_up_171113_PBpolish2nd_filt_p, whole genome shotgun sequence genome, one window contains:
- the LOC103703155 gene encoding protein MKS1-like — protein MDPSGMPRPSPRRELQGPRPTPLKVRKDSYKIKKPPPAPAGPSHTAAAAAAAAAPHHRPPVIIYTVSPKIIHTKPSDFMNLVQRLTGPDSSADASLPSPSYGSGALSPAARLATFEKSAHSPHGDRTRSSALDVAAQFDMDVGGPVVDRAGSFPGILSPVPASLPPISPGFFSPITSFDTTSLSFLQELSPIFSANRSFVDGGATTILPSPNNFLSTPTVPSPGSFWELLSQFPDF, from the coding sequence ATGGATCCCTCCGGCATGCCGAGGCCCTCCCCACGCCGCGAGCTCCAAGGCCCACGGCCCACTCCCCTCAAAGTCCGCAAAGACTCCTACAAGATCAAGAAGCCACCGCCGGCCCCCGCCGGCCCCTCCCACACGgcagcagcggcggcggcggcggcggcgccccACCACCGCCCACCGGTCATCATCTACACCGTATCCCCGAAAATCATCCACACCAAGCCCAGCGACTTCATGAACCTGGTCCAACGCCTCACCGGGCCGGACTCCTCCGCCGACGCCTCCCTCCCGTCGCCATCCTACGGTAGCGGCGCGCTCTCCCCCGCCGCCCGGCTCGCCACGTTCGAGAAGTCGGCCCACTCGCCCCACGGCGATCGGACTCGGAGCTCGGCCCTCGATGTCGCGGCCCAGTTTGACATGGATGTTGGTGGCCCGGTGGTTGACCGGGCCGGTTCCTTCCCGGGGATACTATCGCCGGTGCCGGCGTCCCTTCCGCCGATATCGCCCGGCTTCTTCTCGCCGATAACGTCATTCGACACGACTTCTTTGAGCTTCTTGCAAGAATTGAGCCCAATTTTTTCAGCCAACAGAAGCTTCGTGGATGGTGGTGCAACCACCATCTTGCCGAGTCCTAACAACTTCTTATCAACTCCTACCGTCCCATCTCCAGGCTCTTTCTGGGAACTCCTCAGCCAATTTCCAGATTTCTAG